A stretch of the Ananas comosus cultivar F153 linkage group 14, ASM154086v1, whole genome shotgun sequence genome encodes the following:
- the LOC109720012 gene encoding uncharacterized protein LOC109720012 gives MAAVAIFHRLCRLLFAISFLTSLSFLFWSRSRSSFSSSSSSSPSCRIELSEFWVPPDPTHPKRQVYWNGSSIDLLSFSPAWNILSFPSEAPPPKTLKLAVFVKRWPSRRLSGGLERHALTLHLALARRGHQVHVFTTSPPSNSSNAATTDPELRTPNLTFHLSPPTKAGYIDQPLAWAQFQAENARGGRQFDVVHTESVALRHSRARNLSNLAASWHGIAYETIHSDVIQELLRSASPGQPSAVPADRLARVVDEVRFFRDYKHHVATSDHVGDVLRRVYMVPEDRVHVIVNGVDDGIYYPDPARGYRFRREVGVPDDTTLVIGMGGRLVKDKGHPLMFEALKQVFEENESFYRSTAILVAGDGPWGSRYKELGPNMLVLGPLDQARLASFYNSLDVFLNPTLRAQGLDHTIIEAMMSGVPVAATWFASITRSLIVSPELGYTFHPTVESLKESLCRIWKDGRVVLKEKGGNARNRAVNLFTATKMASAYERLFLCISEGGGVKGSSNKYCRYP, from the exons ATGGCGGCTGTCGCGATCTTCCACCGCCTCTGCCGCCTCCTCTTCGCCATCTCCTTCCtcacctccctctccttcctcttctggTCCCGCTCCCGATCCTCCTTCTCCTCATCCAGTTCCTCCTCGCCCTCGTGCCGCATCGAGCTCTCCGAGTTCTGGGTCCCCCCAGACCCTACCCACCCGAAAAGACAAGTGTATTGGAACGGCTCCTCCATCgacctcctctccttctcccccgCGTGGAACATCCTGTCCTTCCCCTCCGAAGCCCCGCCCCCCAAGACCCTGAAGCTGGCCGTCTTCGTCAAGCGCTGGCCCAGCCGCCGCCTCTCCGGGGGACTCGAGCGCCACGCCCTCACCCTCcacctcgccctcgcccgccgCGGCCACCAGGTCCACGTCTTCACCACCTCCCCCCCGTCCAACTCCTCCAACGCTGCCACCACCGATCCGGAGCTCCGCACTCCCAACCTGACCTTCCACCTCTCCCCGCCCACCAAGGCCGGGTACATCGACCAGCCCCTGGCGTGGGCGCAGTTCCAGGCCGAGAATGCGCGCGGTGGCCGCCAGTTCGACGTGGTGCACACCGAGAGCGTGGCCCTCCGCCACAGCCGCGCCCGCAACCTCTCCAACCTCGCCGCGTCCTGGCACGGCATCGCCTACGAGACCATTCACTCCGACGTCATCCAGGAGCTGCTCCGCTCCGCCTCCCCTGGGCAGCCGAGCGCCGTCCCTGCAGATAGGCTCGCCCGGGTGGTGGACGAGGTGCGCTTCTTCCGGGACTACAAGCACCACGTGGCCACCAGCGACCACGTGGGCGACGTGCTGCGCCGGGTCTACATGGTCCCCGAGGACCGCGTCCACGTCATCGTCAACGGAGTCGACGACGGCATCTACTACCCGGACCCCGCGCGCGGCTACCGGTTCCGGAGAGAAGTCGGCGTCCCCGACGATACCACGCTGGTTATAG GTATGGGGGGGAGATTAGTTAAAGACAAAGGCCACCCTTTGATGTTCGAGGCACTAAAGCAGGTTTTTGAGGAGAACGAGAGCTTTTACAGAAGCACAGCTATCTTAGTAGCCGGAGATGGGCCGTGGGGTAGCCGATACAAGGAGCTGGGCCCTAACATGCTCGTTCTCGGTCCCTTGGATCAGGCCCGGTTGGCGAGCTTCTACAACTCCCTGGACGTGTTCTTGAACCCCACCCTCAGAGCCCAGGGGCTGGACCACACGATTATCGAGGCGATGATGTCTGGCGTGCCGGTCGCCGCCACGTGGTTCGCGAGCATAACCAGGTCGCTGATCGTCAGCCCGGAGCTCGGGTACACGTTTCATCCGACGGTCGAATCGCTGAAGGAGAGTTTGTGTAGAATTTGGAAGGATGGGAGGGTAGTCTTAAAGGAGAAAGGTGGGAATGCCAGGAATAGAGCAGTTAATTTGTTCACTGCTACAAAGATGGCTTCCGCTTATGAGAGGCTCTTCTTGTGCATATCTGAAGGTGGCGGGGTGAAGGGAAGCAGCAACAAGTATTGTAGATACCCATAA